Proteins encoded in a region of the Takifugu flavidus isolate HTHZ2018 chromosome 10, ASM371156v2, whole genome shotgun sequence genome:
- the LOC130532609 gene encoding double-strand-break repair protein rad21 homolog A-like, translated as MFYAHFVLSKRGPLAKIWLAAHWDKKLTKAHVFECNLESSVESIISPKVKMALRTSGHLLLGVVRIYHRKAKYLLADCNEAFIKIKMAFRPGVVDLPEENREAAYNAITLPEEFHDFDQPLPDLDDIDVAQQFTLNQSRVEEITMREDVGNLNLLQDNDFADFGMDDREMMRDASTFEEDIMHGATASNLLLETEPGPANLPDKSNHMEYDGFGDGAMGNSDGGMLVDKLLSSEDGGGIFDDPPAITESVMMPPDHGDDEDDFDNLQSPGPDSPDSGPAEPLPAMADQTEQTTLVHNEEEAFALEPIDITVKETKAKRKRKLIVDSVKELDSKTIRAQLSDYSDIVTTLDLAPPTKKLMMWKETGGVEKLFSLPAQPLWNARLLKMFTRCLTPLVPDELRKRRKGGEADSLDEFLKELENPEVPREEAIGQHRDVIDQTIMEEPSMLAASAMEGSRTTLDETVMPPPSTPRGVKRKTIDKEATLPMAPLEQQQVAECPDLSRRLDMPQVDLPPEENSVNLTQLVPELELIGEKGKDKKDESDEEEEEGQAGDQDQEEKRWNKRTQQMLHGLQRVMAKTGADSVSLLDLCRNNNRKQAAAKFYSFLVLKKQQAIEVTQTSPYSDIIATAGPRFHLI; from the exons ATGTTCTACGCCCACTTTGTCCTCAGCAAACGTGGGCCGCTGGCCAAGATATGGCTGGCGGCCCATTGGGACAAGAAGCTGACCAAGGCCCATGTCTTCGAGTGCAACTTGGAGAGCAGTGTTGAAAGCATCATTTCCCCCAAG GTGAAAATGGCACTGCGTACAtcgggccatttgctccttggAGTGGTGCGAATCTACCACAGGAAGGCCAAGTACCTGCTTGCTGACTGTAATGAAGCTTTCATCAAGATCAAGATGGCCTTTAGGCCAG GTGTGGTGGATCTACCTGAGGAAAACAGGGAGGCAGCCTACAACGCCATCACCCTACCTGAAGAGTTTCATGACTTTGACCAGCCACTTCCTGATCTGGA TGACATCGATGTGGCCCAGCAGTTCACGCTAAACCAGAGCAGAGTAGAAGAGATTACCATGAGAGAAGATGTCGGCAATCTcaacctgctgcaggacaaTGACTTTG CTGATTTTGGTATGGATGATCGAGAGATGATGCGAGATGCCAGCACATTTGAGGAGGACATCATGCACGGCGCCACAGCATCTAACCTTTTGTTGGAGACTGAACCGGGTCCTGCTAATCTCCCCGATAAATCCAACCACATGGAGTATGATGGCTTCGGTGATGGTGCCATGGGCAACAGTGATGGTGGAATGCTGG TTGACAAGCTACTGAGCTCTGAAGATGGGGGTGGTATATTTGATGACCCTCCAGCCATCACAGAAAGTGTCATGATGCCACCTGATCATGGAGACGATGAGGACGACTTTGACAACCTCCAGTCAC CGGGTCCAGACAGCCCAGACTCTGGCCCAGCTGAACCTCTGCCAGCAATGGCTGACCAGACAGAACAGACCACTCTTGTGCACAATGAGGAGGAGGCCTTTGCCCTGGAACCCATTGACATCACTG TGAAAGAGACTAAGGCAAAGCGTAAGAGGAAGCTGATTGTGGACAGTGTGAAGGAGCTGGACAGTAAGACCATCAGGGCCCAGCTGTCAGACTACTCGGACATCGTCACCACTCTGGATCTTGCACCTCCGACCAAGAAGCTCATGATGTGGAAGGAGACTGGAGGAGTTGAGAAGCTATTCTCTCTGCCTGCCCAACCCCTCTGGAATGCCAGGCTGCTGAAG ATGTTCACACGCTGCCTGACTCCATTGGTGCCAGATgaactgaggaagaggagaaagggtGGTGAAGCAGACAGTCTGGATGAGTTCCTCAAAGAATTGGAGAATCCAGAGGTGCCAAGAGAGGAAGCCATAGGTCAGCACAGAGATGTCATTG ATCAGACCATCATGGAGGAGCCCAGCATGCTGGCAGCTTCGGCTATGGAGGGCAGCAGGACAACTCTAGATGAGACCGTCATGCCTCCTCCATCGACTCCCCGCGGCGTCAAACGCAAAACCATTGACAAAGAGGCCACACTTCCA aTGGCTCCTTTGGAGCAACAACAGGTGGCTGAGTGCCCAGACTTGTCTCGGAGGTTAGACATGCCTCAGGTGGATCTGCCCCCTGAGGAGAACAGCGTCAATCTCACTCAGCTTGTGCCCGAGCTGGAACTGATCGGAGAAAAGGGCAAAGACAAGAAAGATGAGAGCGACGAAGAG GAAGAGGAAGGTCAAGCTGGAGATCAAGAtcaagaggagaaaagatggaaCAAGAGGACCCAGCAGATGCTACACGGCCTTCAG cGCGTCATGGCTAAGACTGGTGCAGATTCTGTAAGCCTTCTTGATTTGTGCCggaacaacaacaggaagcagGCGGCTGCGAAGTTTTACAGTTTCCTGGTCCTCAAGAAGCAACAAGCCATCGAGGTCACCCAGACGAGCCCCTACAGTGATATTATCGCTACCGCAGGACCAAGATTCCATCTTATTTAG